The following are encoded together in the Robertmurraya sp. FSL R5-0851 genome:
- the lepA gene encoding translation elongation factor 4 → MNRQDRLNRQEKIRNFSIIAHIDHGKSTLADRILEKTNALTAREMKDQLLDSMDLERERGITIKLNSVQLKYQAKDGEIYTFHLIDTPGHVDFTYEVSRSLAACEGAVLVVDAAQGIEAQTLANVYLALDNDLEIVPVINKIDLPSADPERVRNEIEEVIGLDASEAVLASAKAGIGIEDILEQVVEKVPAPTGDPDAPLKALIFDSLYDAYRGVVAYIRVVDGTVKVGDKIRMMATGKEFEVTEVGVFTPKSTPCAELTVGDVGFLTAAIKNVGDTRVGDTITSVKNGATEALPGYRRLNPMVYCGLYPIDSAKFNDLREALEKLELNDSALQFEPETSQALGFGFRCGFLGLLHMEIIQERIEREFKIDLITTAPSVIYHVIMTDGTEIKVDNPSNMPDPQKIARVEEPYVKATMMAPNDYVGAIMELCQEKRGIFIDMQYMDETRVNIVYEIPLSEIVYDFFDQLKSSTKGYASFDYELIGYKESKLVKMDILLNAEKVDALSFIVHKDFAYERGKVIVEKLKELIPRQQFEVPIQAAVGQKIVARSTIKAMRKNVLAKCYGGDISRKRKLLEKQKEGKKRMKQVGSVEVPQEAFMAVLKMDDSNSKK, encoded by the coding sequence ATGAACAGACAAGACAGACTAAATAGACAAGAAAAAATCAGGAATTTTTCTATTATTGCACATATTGACCATGGAAAATCCACATTAGCTGACCGTATCCTTGAAAAAACGAATGCGTTAACAGCTAGAGAAATGAAGGACCAGCTACTAGATTCAATGGACCTTGAAAGAGAACGTGGAATCACCATTAAATTAAACTCTGTGCAATTAAAATATCAAGCAAAGGATGGAGAGATTTACACTTTCCATTTAATCGATACACCTGGGCACGTCGACTTCACTTATGAAGTATCACGGAGCTTAGCAGCTTGTGAAGGAGCTGTTCTTGTGGTGGATGCGGCACAGGGAATTGAAGCTCAAACATTAGCAAATGTTTACTTAGCGCTTGATAATGACCTTGAAATTGTGCCTGTAATCAACAAAATTGACTTACCAAGTGCAGATCCAGAACGAGTACGTAATGAGATTGAAGAAGTAATTGGACTAGATGCATCTGAGGCGGTTTTAGCAAGTGCGAAAGCCGGAATTGGAATCGAAGACATACTAGAGCAAGTAGTAGAAAAAGTGCCAGCGCCAACTGGCGATCCAGATGCACCGTTAAAAGCGCTCATTTTTGACTCTCTCTATGATGCTTACCGTGGAGTAGTAGCTTATATTCGTGTTGTTGATGGAACGGTAAAAGTAGGCGACAAAATCCGCATGATGGCAACAGGAAAAGAATTCGAAGTAACAGAAGTGGGAGTATTTACACCAAAGTCGACTCCGTGTGCAGAACTAACTGTTGGTGATGTTGGATTCTTAACTGCAGCTATTAAAAACGTTGGGGATACACGAGTGGGGGATACGATTACTAGTGTGAAAAATGGAGCGACAGAAGCTCTTCCAGGTTACCGCCGTTTAAACCCAATGGTATATTGTGGTTTATATCCAATTGATAGTGCAAAGTTCAATGATTTACGAGAAGCATTAGAAAAGTTAGAACTAAATGATTCAGCACTTCAATTTGAGCCAGAAACTTCTCAGGCGCTCGGTTTTGGTTTCCGTTGTGGATTCCTAGGATTACTCCATATGGAAATTATTCAAGAGCGTATTGAAAGAGAGTTCAAAATTGACTTGATTACAACTGCACCAAGCGTTATTTATCATGTGATTATGACGGATGGTACGGAAATTAAAGTTGATAATCCTTCAAACATGCCAGATCCACAAAAAATTGCACGCGTTGAAGAGCCATACGTAAAAGCTACAATGATGGCTCCTAATGACTATGTTGGTGCGATTATGGAACTTTGTCAGGAAAAACGAGGAATCTTTATTGATATGCAATATATGGATGAGACTCGTGTAAACATTGTATATGAGATTCCGCTATCGGAAATTGTATATGATTTCTTTGATCAATTAAAGTCAAGTACAAAAGGCTATGCGTCATTTGATTACGAGTTAATTGGCTACAAAGAATCAAAACTTGTTAAGATGGATATTCTTCTTAATGCTGAAAAGGTTGATGCATTAAGCTTTATTGTTCATAAAGACTTCGCGTACGAACGTGGAAAGGTCATAGTTGAAAAGCTCAAGGAATTAATACCAAGACAACAGTTCGAGGTTCCTATTCAAGCAGCGGTTGGGCAAAAAATTGTGGCGCGTTCTACCATTAAAGCAATGCGTAAAAACGTATTAGCAAAATGTTATGGTGGAGATATCTCGCGTAAGCGAAAGCTACTTGAAAAGCAAAAAGAAGGTAAAAAGCGAATGAAGCAGGTAGGTTCCGTAGAGGTACCTCAAGAAGCATTCATGGCGGTCTTGAAAATGGATGACTCAAACTCAAAGAAGTAG
- the prmA gene encoding 50S ribosomal protein L11 methyltransferase, with protein sequence MKWSELCIHTTNEAIEPISNILHEAGASGVVIEDPLELVKEREDQFGEIYQLNPKDYPDEGVMVKAYLPVTSFLGETVDAIKESINNLSIHNIDIGRNTVTVSEVNEEEWATAWKKYYHPVKISERFTIVPTWEEYTPVSSDELIIELDPGMAFGTGTHPTTVMCIQALERTVRDGDHVVDVGTGTGVLSIASAMLGASSVLALDLDEVAVKSAKINSKLNKTHEVVTVMQNNLLDGVDQSADVVVANILAEVIVRFTDDVARVVKKDGYFISSGIILQKKDEVRAAIEGSGFEIVETIQMEDWIAMIAKRQ encoded by the coding sequence ATGAAATGGTCAGAACTTTGCATTCATACAACAAATGAGGCAATAGAACCGATTTCAAATATATTGCATGAGGCAGGCGCAAGTGGAGTGGTAATTGAGGATCCACTAGAGCTTGTAAAAGAAAGGGAAGACCAATTCGGTGAAATCTACCAACTCAATCCTAAAGATTATCCGGATGAAGGTGTAATGGTTAAAGCATATTTACCGGTTACAAGCTTCTTGGGAGAAACGGTTGATGCAATTAAGGAATCCATTAACAACCTAAGCATTCATAATATTGATATTGGAAGAAATACCGTAACGGTCAGTGAAGTGAATGAAGAGGAATGGGCAACTGCATGGAAGAAGTATTATCATCCAGTGAAAATTTCTGAACGGTTTACCATTGTACCTACGTGGGAAGAATATACTCCAGTTTCAAGTGATGAGTTAATTATTGAATTGGATCCGGGAATGGCATTCGGTACAGGGACGCATCCGACAACTGTTATGTGTATACAGGCATTAGAAAGAACAGTTAGAGACGGAGACCATGTTGTCGACGTTGGAACGGGAACAGGTGTATTAAGTATTGCATCAGCTATGTTAGGTGCAAGCTCAGTCCTCGCTCTAGATTTAGACGAAGTGGCTGTGAAATCAGCAAAGATTAATAGCAAGCTGAATAAAACACATGAAGTTGTAACCGTTATGCAAAATAATTTACTTGACGGTGTGGATCAATCGGCGGATGTGGTAGTTGCAAATATTTTAGCTGAAGTGATTGTTCGCTTTACTGATGATGTAGCAAGAGTTGTTAAAAAAGACGGTTATTTTATTTCTTCAGGTATCATTCTACAGAAAAAAGATGAAGTTAGGGCAGCTATAGAGGGCTCTGGATTTGAAATAGTTGAGACGATCCAAATGGAAGATTGGATTGCGATGATTGCGAAAAGGCAATAA
- the hrcA gene encoding heat-inducible transcriptional repressor HrcA — translation MLTDRQLLIFQVIVDDFIRSAQPIGSRSLSKKEDISFSSATIRNDMADLEELGFLEKTHTSSGRIPSEKGYRFYVDHLLAPKKLDQHDMQSVKSIFAERLYELEKIVQKSAKILSELTNYTSIVLGPAVRENKLKKIQIVPLNKETAIAIIVTDKGHVDNRMFHLPVGLDASDIEKMVNILNERLTGVPLEDLNEKIYKEVATLLRQHIRNYDSMLHAFADTLKIPSNEKVFFGGRTNILSQPEFHDIEKVKSLLNMIEHEKSMYDLIRKNPTGIHVKIGKENNNSAMENCSLITATYSVGEEQLGTIAILGPTRMEYSRVISLLQMISQDLTSVLTKLYQNK, via the coding sequence ATGTTAACAGATCGTCAGTTATTAATTTTTCAGGTGATTGTTGATGATTTCATTCGTTCTGCTCAGCCTATAGGATCTAGAAGTTTGTCGAAAAAAGAGGATATTAGTTTCAGTTCTGCAACGATCCGTAATGATATGGCTGATTTAGAGGAGTTAGGCTTTCTTGAGAAGACTCATACTTCTTCAGGAAGAATTCCGTCCGAGAAAGGCTATCGTTTTTATGTAGATCATCTTCTTGCCCCAAAGAAGCTTGATCAGCATGATATGCAATCGGTTAAATCAATTTTTGCTGAAAGGCTTTATGAACTTGAAAAAATCGTACAAAAATCTGCAAAAATATTATCTGAGCTGACCAATTATACTTCTATAGTTCTTGGGCCAGCTGTCAGAGAGAATAAGCTAAAAAAGATTCAAATTGTTCCACTTAATAAGGAAACAGCTATTGCAATCATTGTGACTGATAAAGGACATGTAGACAATCGAATGTTTCATCTTCCTGTGGGATTAGATGCAAGCGATATTGAGAAAATGGTCAACATCCTTAATGAGCGTTTAACAGGTGTGCCGCTTGAAGATTTAAATGAGAAGATCTACAAAGAGGTTGCTACTTTACTCAGACAGCATATCCGTAATTATGATTCAATGCTTCATGCATTCGCTGATACGTTAAAAATTCCATCCAATGAAAAGGTGTTTTTTGGAGGAAGAACCAACATTCTTAGTCAACCGGAATTTCATGATATCGAAAAGGTAAAAAGCCTTTTAAACATGATTGAACATGAAAAAAGTATGTATGATTTGATTCGGAAAAATCCGACTGGAATTCACGTGAAAATTGGGAAAGAAAACAACAATTCAGCAATGGAAAATTGTAGTTTAATTACAGCTACGTATTCTGTAGGTGAGGAACAGCTTGGGACAATTGCTATTTTAGGACCTACTAGAATGGAATACTCTCGAGTGATCAGCTTATTACAAATGATTAGTCAAGATTTAACTTCTGTATTAACAAAACTGTATCAAAATAAATAA
- the mtaB gene encoding tRNA (N(6)-L-threonylcarbamoyladenosine(37)-C(2))-methylthiotransferase MtaB: MPSVAFHTLGCKVNHYETEAIWQLFQEQGYERVDYESTSDVYVINTCTVTNTGDKKSRQVIRRAIRKNPDAVICVTGCYAQTSPAEIMAIPGVDIVVGTQDRVKMLEYIERFKEERQPINAVGNIMKNRVYEELDVPAFTDRTRASLKIQEGCNNFCTFCIIPWARGLMRSRDPKEVIRQAQQLVDAGYKEIVLTGIHTGGYGEDMKDYNLAMLLKDIEKEVIGLERLRISSIEASQITDEVIQVMNDSKVIVRHLHIPLQSGSNTVLKRMRRKYTMEFFGERLNRLKEALPGLAVTSDVIVGFPGESEEEFLETYHFIKDHKFSELHVFPYSKRTGTPAARMDDQVDEEVKNERVHRLISLSDQLAKEYASQFEGEVLEVIPEERSKNGEGMYEGYTDNYLKVIFKGTEDMIGQIVKVKITKAGYPYNEGQFVRVLDEFVRTAEQAAI; encoded by the coding sequence ATGCCATCAGTTGCATTTCATACATTAGGTTGTAAGGTAAATCATTACGAAACAGAAGCCATATGGCAGCTATTTCAAGAACAGGGATATGAGAGAGTAGACTATGAATCAACTTCAGATGTTTATGTCATCAATACTTGTACAGTAACAAACACAGGCGATAAAAAGAGTCGCCAAGTAATCAGACGCGCGATTCGTAAAAATCCGGATGCGGTTATTTGTGTGACAGGCTGTTATGCGCAAACATCACCGGCTGAAATTATGGCTATTCCTGGTGTAGATATTGTTGTTGGAACCCAGGACCGTGTGAAGATGCTTGAATATATCGAACGCTTTAAGGAAGAAAGACAACCAATAAATGCGGTTGGAAATATTATGAAAAATCGCGTTTACGAGGAATTAGATGTTCCAGCCTTTACGGACCGTACTCGTGCGTCTTTAAAGATTCAAGAGGGCTGCAATAATTTCTGTACGTTTTGTATTATTCCTTGGGCTCGTGGACTAATGAGATCACGTGATCCAAAGGAAGTGATCAGACAAGCACAGCAGCTCGTTGATGCTGGGTATAAGGAGATTGTATTAACGGGTATTCACACCGGTGGATACGGTGAAGATATGAAGGATTATAATCTTGCCATGTTATTAAAAGATATAGAAAAAGAAGTGATTGGGCTTGAGAGACTAAGAATCTCTTCTATTGAAGCAAGTCAAATTACCGATGAAGTTATTCAAGTAATGAATGACTCTAAAGTAATTGTAAGACATCTTCATATTCCATTGCAATCTGGTTCAAACACGGTGTTAAAAAGAATGCGCCGTAAGTATACGATGGAATTCTTTGGTGAGCGCTTAAACCGATTGAAGGAAGCTCTACCAGGTCTTGCGGTTACTTCTGATGTAATCGTTGGATTCCCTGGTGAATCAGAAGAAGAATTTCTGGAAACTTATCATTTCATCAAGGATCATAAATTTTCTGAACTGCATGTATTCCCTTATTCAAAACGTACGGGAACACCAGCTGCAAGAATGGATGATCAAGTGGATGAAGAAGTTAAGAATGAGCGTGTGCATCGATTAATTTCATTATCTGATCAATTAGCGAAAGAGTATGCTTCACAATTTGAAGGGGAAGTACTCGAAGTGATTCCTGAAGAACGTTCAAAAAACGGTGAAGGAATGTATGAAGGATATACAGATAATTATTTAAAGGTTATATTTAAAGGGACAGAGGACATGATTGGACAAATTGTAAAGGTGAAAATTACAAAAGCTGGTTACCCTTACAATGAAGGTCAGTTTGTCCGTGTGCTCGATGAGTTTGTTAGAACAGCAGAACAAGCAGCGATATAA
- the grpE gene encoding nucleotide exchange factor GrpE, which yields MTKEKSTLNEELQSSTETEASSEGIEEVFAEAEAVTEENVETNPEDSRIQELEIKLQDAENRYLRLQADFDNSRRRARIDLEAAQKYRAQSLITNLLPALDNFERALQVEPENEQTKSLLQGMDMVYRSLTEALKGEGLEAIEAVGHPFDPHMHQAVMQVEDSNFESNVVVEEFQKGYKLKDKVIRPSMVKVNQ from the coding sequence TTGACAAAAGAGAAAAGTACATTAAATGAAGAATTACAATCTTCTACTGAAACAGAAGCAAGCTCAGAAGGCATTGAAGAAGTTTTTGCTGAAGCTGAAGCGGTAACTGAGGAAAATGTTGAAACTAATCCTGAGGACTCTCGTATTCAAGAGTTGGAAATAAAACTTCAAGACGCTGAAAATCGTTACTTACGCTTGCAAGCTGATTTTGATAACTCTCGTCGTCGGGCCAGAATTGACCTTGAAGCGGCGCAAAAATATAGAGCTCAAAGTTTGATTACGAATTTATTACCAGCTCTAGATAATTTTGAAAGAGCACTTCAGGTTGAACCTGAAAATGAACAAACCAAATCGTTGCTACAGGGGATGGATATGGTTTATCGCAGTCTGACTGAAGCATTAAAAGGGGAAGGCCTTGAGGCGATTGAAGCTGTAGGTCATCCATTTGACCCGCATATGCATCAAGCGGTTATGCAAGTAGAGGATTCTAACTTTGAATCAAATGTGGTTGTAGAGGAATTTCAAAAGGGGTACAAGTTAAAGGATAAAGTCATCCGACCATCCATGGTTAAGGTGAATCAGTAA
- the dnaJ gene encoding molecular chaperone DnaJ has product MSKRDYYEVLGLSKSASKDEIKKAYRKLSKKYHPDINKEPDADEKFKEVKEAYEVLSDDQKKAHYDQFGHTDPNQGFGGGDFGGFGGFEDIFSTFFGGGGSRRRDPNAPRQGADLQYTMTLSFEEAVFGKETDLEIPREENCETCHGSGAKPGTKPDTCSHCQGTGQLNVEQNTPFGRIVNRRVCHYCSGTGKQIKDKCSTCGGAGKVKKRRKIHVKIPAGIDDGQQLRVSGQGEPGVNGGPAGDLYVVFHVRSHEFFERDGDDIYCEMPINFVQAALGDEVEVPTLHGKVKLKVPAGTQTGTKFRLKGKGVPNVRGYGTGDQHIIIRILTPTKLTEKQKQLLHEFAEVSGSVPQGEHEEGFFSKVKRAFKGE; this is encoded by the coding sequence ATGAGTAAAAGGGACTACTATGAGGTACTTGGACTAAGTAAAAGTGCTTCAAAGGATGAGATAAAAAAGGCGTACCGTAAGCTATCGAAAAAGTACCATCCAGACATTAATAAGGAACCAGATGCGGATGAAAAGTTCAAAGAAGTAAAAGAAGCATATGAGGTCTTAAGTGACGATCAAAAGAAAGCACACTATGATCAATTTGGTCACACGGATCCTAACCAAGGTTTTGGTGGAGGAGACTTCGGTGGTTTTGGAGGTTTTGAGGACATATTCAGCACGTTTTTTGGTGGAGGAGGATCAAGAAGAAGAGATCCCAATGCACCAAGACAAGGAGCAGACCTTCAATATACGATGACCCTTTCTTTCGAGGAAGCGGTTTTCGGCAAGGAAACAGATTTAGAAATACCGAGAGAAGAAAATTGTGAAACATGTCACGGATCTGGAGCAAAACCAGGTACGAAGCCAGATACATGTAGTCACTGTCAGGGTACTGGTCAGTTAAATGTTGAGCAAAACACACCATTTGGTCGGATTGTGAATCGTCGAGTCTGCCATTACTGTAGCGGAACTGGAAAACAGATTAAAGACAAGTGTTCAACATGTGGTGGAGCAGGTAAAGTGAAGAAGCGTCGTAAGATCCATGTGAAAATTCCTGCAGGTATTGATGATGGTCAACAGCTTCGTGTTTCTGGACAAGGTGAACCAGGAGTGAATGGTGGACCGGCGGGAGATTTATATGTTGTATTCCATGTCCGTTCACATGAGTTCTTTGAACGCGATGGAGACGATATTTATTGTGAAATGCCGATTAATTTTGTCCAAGCCGCACTAGGTGATGAAGTGGAAGTACCAACATTACACGGAAAAGTAAAACTGAAAGTGCCAGCTGGGACGCAAACAGGAACCAAATTCCGTTTGAAAGGAAAAGGAGTTCCAAACGTAAGAGGTTATGGTACTGGTGATCAGCATATTATTATTCGAATCTTAACACCAACGAAATTAACTGAAAAGCAAAAGCAATTGCTGCATGAGTTTGCAGAGGTTAGTGGAAGTGTACCTCAAGGTGAGCATGAAGAAGGTTTTTTTTCAAAAGTAAAGAGAGCATTTAAAGGCGAATAA
- the dnaK gene encoding molecular chaperone DnaK, with the protein MSKIIGIDLGTTNSCVSVLEGGEPKVIPNAEGNRTTPSVVAFKNGERQVGEVAKRQAITNPNTIMSIKRHMGTSHKEAIEGKDYTPQEVSAIILQHLKAYAEDYLGEPVTKAVITVPAYFNDAERQATKDAGKIAGLEVERIINEPTAAALAYGLDKMDDDQTILVYDLGGGTFDVSILELGDGVFEVKSTAGDNRLGGDDFDQVIIDYLVEQFKKENGIDLSKDKMALQRLKDAAEKAKKDLSGVTTTQISLPFITAGEAGPLHLEVTLSRAKFEELSANLVERTMGPTRQALRDAGLTPAELDKVILVGGSTRIPAVQEAIKRETGKEPHKGVNPDEVVAMGAAIQGGVISGDVKDVVLLDVTPLSLGIETMGGVFTKLIDRNTTIPTSKSQVFSTAADSQTAVDIHVLQGERPMAADNKTLGRFQLTDIPPAPRGIPQIEVSFDIDKNGIVNVRAKDLGTNKEQTITIKSSTGLSDEEIQKMVREAEENADADKKRKEEVELRNEADQLVFTTEKTLKDLEGKVDASEVATANEAKDALKAAIEKNELEEIRAKKDALQEIVQNLTVKLYEEAAKQAQGAGGQAGESGKDDNVVDAEFEEVKDDK; encoded by the coding sequence ATGAGTAAAATCATTGGTATTGACTTAGGGACAACAAACTCATGTGTGTCTGTACTTGAAGGTGGAGAGCCAAAGGTCATTCCGAATGCAGAAGGAAACCGCACAACACCATCTGTTGTTGCTTTTAAAAATGGTGAGCGTCAAGTTGGGGAAGTAGCGAAGCGTCAAGCAATTACAAATCCAAATACAATCATGTCCATCAAGCGTCATATGGGTACTAGCCATAAAGAAGCGATTGAAGGAAAGGATTATACACCACAAGAAGTGTCTGCAATTATTCTTCAACATCTTAAAGCGTACGCAGAAGACTATCTTGGAGAGCCTGTTACAAAGGCTGTAATTACCGTTCCAGCTTATTTTAATGATGCTGAGCGTCAAGCGACAAAAGATGCTGGGAAAATTGCAGGTCTAGAAGTAGAGCGTATTATCAACGAGCCAACTGCGGCGGCACTTGCTTATGGTTTAGACAAAATGGACGACGATCAAACGATTCTTGTTTACGACCTTGGGGGCGGAACATTTGACGTGTCTATTTTGGAATTAGGCGATGGTGTTTTTGAAGTTAAGTCAACAGCAGGTGATAATCGTCTTGGTGGAGATGACTTTGACCAAGTGATTATCGATTATCTTGTTGAACAATTCAAAAAGGAAAATGGCATTGATCTTTCTAAAGATAAAATGGCCCTTCAACGCTTAAAGGATGCGGCTGAAAAGGCGAAAAAGGACCTTTCTGGTGTGACGACAACGCAAATTTCTCTTCCGTTTATTACAGCTGGCGAAGCTGGTCCACTTCACTTGGAAGTGACATTATCTAGAGCGAAATTTGAAGAGTTATCTGCAAACCTTGTAGAAAGAACAATGGGCCCGACTCGTCAAGCTTTAAGAGATGCTGGTTTAACACCTGCAGAACTTGATAAAGTTATTCTAGTTGGTGGATCCACTCGTATTCCTGCGGTACAAGAAGCGATTAAGCGTGAAACAGGAAAAGAGCCACATAAAGGCGTGAATCCAGATGAAGTAGTTGCAATGGGTGCGGCTATTCAAGGTGGAGTAATCTCTGGTGACGTAAAAGATGTTGTTCTTCTTGACGTAACACCATTATCACTTGGTATTGAAACAATGGGTGGCGTATTTACGAAGTTAATTGATCGCAATACGACGATTCCAACTTCAAAGTCACAGGTATTCTCAACTGCGGCAGATAGCCAAACAGCTGTTGATATCCATGTTCTTCAAGGGGAGCGTCCAATGGCTGCTGATAACAAAACACTAGGTCGTTTCCAATTAACGGACATTCCACCAGCACCACGTGGTATTCCGCAAATTGAAGTATCATTTGATATTGATAAGAATGGTATCGTAAATGTTCGTGCGAAGGACTTAGGAACAAACAAGGAACAGACAATTACGATTAAGTCTTCAACTGGTCTATCTGATGAAGAAATTCAAAAAATGGTTAGAGAAGCAGAAGAAAATGCAGATGCTGATAAAAAGCGTAAAGAAGAAGTAGAACTTCGCAATGAAGCAGATCAGCTTGTATTTACAACTGAAAAAACTCTTAAAGACCTTGAAGGAAAAGTAGACGCGTCTGAAGTAGCTACTGCAAATGAAGCAAAGGATGCACTAAAGGCTGCGATTGAGAAAAACGAATTAGAAGAAATTCGTGCGAAAAAGGATGCTCTTCAAGAAATCGTTCAAAACTTAACAGTGAAGTTATATGAAGAAGCAGCTAAGCAAGCTCAGGGAGCTGGAGGCCAAGCAGGCGAAAGTGGCAAGGATGACAATGTTGTTGATGCAGAATTTGAAGAAGTAAAAGACGATAAATAA
- the hemW gene encoding radical SAM family heme chaperone HemW, with product MVKAAYIHIPFCEHICHYCDFNKVFLKGQPVDEYLDALEEEIRLTLEKHPAEPLHSIFVGGGTPTSLSEKQLQRLLFSIKKYLPLEQDAEFTFEANPGDLSDEKFRVLFGGGVNRLSFGVQTFDNQLLKAIGRTHRAKDVLTSIEKAKKVGFENISVDLIYSLPNQTLEGFKETLQTALSLDIQHYSGYSLIIEPKTVFYNQMRKGKLPVPGEDAEAEMYSLLMEQMQLAGFQQYEISNFAIPGYESKHNLTYWNNEEYYGFGAGSHSYVAGERIANHGPLKKYMDPIWNGTLPSHNIHKVENNEKWEEEMFLGLRKIEGISVDHFIQKFGVDPLSLFKEEIDSLQSRDLIILQDDKIALTKKGRFLGNEVFQSFIGVI from the coding sequence ATGGTAAAAGCAGCATATATTCATATTCCGTTCTGTGAGCATATTTGTCACTATTGTGATTTTAATAAGGTTTTCTTAAAAGGTCAGCCTGTCGATGAATACCTAGACGCGCTTGAAGAGGAAATTCGATTAACACTAGAAAAGCACCCTGCAGAACCGCTACATTCCATATTTGTAGGAGGTGGGACTCCAACTTCATTAAGTGAAAAACAATTACAACGATTATTGTTTTCTATTAAGAAATATCTTCCATTAGAGCAGGATGCGGAGTTTACATTTGAAGCCAATCCTGGGGACTTGTCCGATGAAAAGTTCCGTGTGCTTTTTGGGGGTGGAGTCAATCGATTAAGCTTTGGTGTGCAAACCTTTGATAATCAGTTGCTAAAGGCAATCGGGAGAACACATAGAGCCAAGGATGTGTTAACCTCAATTGAAAAGGCAAAGAAAGTCGGTTTCGAAAATATTAGTGTAGATTTAATCTATAGCTTACCGAATCAAACGCTTGAGGGTTTTAAAGAAACATTACAAACCGCACTCTCCCTTGATATTCAACACTACTCTGGCTACTCCCTCATTATTGAACCCAAAACGGTGTTCTATAACCAAATGAGAAAAGGGAAGCTACCTGTTCCAGGAGAAGATGCTGAAGCAGAAATGTATTCGTTACTGATGGAGCAAATGCAGCTGGCGGGATTTCAGCAATACGAAATTTCCAACTTCGCAATTCCAGGGTATGAAAGCAAACATAATCTAACATATTGGAATAACGAGGAATACTATGGGTTTGGTGCTGGTTCTCATAGTTATGTGGCTGGAGAGAGGATTGCAAACCATGGTCCTTTAAAAAAATATATGGATCCCATCTGGAATGGCACCCTACCCTCTCATAATATTCACAAAGTGGAGAACAATGAAAAGTGGGAGGAAGAAATGTTTCTCGGTTTAAGGAAGATTGAGGGAATTAGCGTTGACCATTTCATTCAAAAATTTGGCGTAGATCCGCTATCCTTATTTAAGGAGGAGATAGATTCCTTACAAAGTCGTGATCTAATTATATTACAGGATGACAAAATTGCCTTAACAAAAAAAGGGCGGTTTTTAGGAAATGAAGTGTTTCAATCATTTATCGGCGTGATCTAA
- a CDS encoding 16S rRNA (uracil(1498)-N(3))-methyltransferase yields the protein MQRYFVDQTTEGRFVIEGDDFRHIVKVMRLKINDQIICTTSKGEGAICQIAEITDEQVVADVVQWEVVSSELPVRVTIASGLPKGDKLEWIIQKGTELGAYSFVPVATARSVVKWDEKKADKKVDRWQRIAKEAAEQSHRRIVPTVVPPLNLAKLISLSKDYAYKLIAYEEEAKQGERSTLARTLQEMKNDESILIVFGPEGGLTESEVELLSQKGFQPCGLGPRILRTETAPLYVLSAISYQFELLR from the coding sequence GTGCAACGATATTTTGTTGATCAGACAACGGAAGGACGATTTGTCATAGAGGGTGACGATTTCAGGCACATTGTAAAAGTGATGAGATTAAAAATTAACGATCAAATCATTTGTACGACTTCCAAAGGAGAAGGGGCTATTTGCCAAATTGCAGAAATTACCGATGAACAAGTCGTTGCAGACGTTGTACAATGGGAGGTAGTGTCTTCTGAACTTCCCGTTCGGGTGACGATTGCAAGTGGTCTTCCTAAAGGTGACAAGCTTGAATGGATTATACAAAAAGGCACTGAATTAGGTGCCTATTCTTTCGTTCCAGTAGCAACCGCTAGATCGGTAGTGAAATGGGATGAAAAAAAGGCGGATAAAAAAGTAGACCGTTGGCAAAGGATCGCAAAGGAGGCGGCAGAGCAGTCGCATCGACGGATCGTGCCAACTGTGGTACCTCCTCTTAATTTAGCAAAACTTATTAGTCTTTCAAAAGACTATGCCTATAAATTAATTGCTTATGAGGAAGAAGCAAAGCAAGGGGAGCGCTCGACTCTCGCGCGCACTCTTCAAGAGATGAAGAATGATGAAAGTATCTTAATTGTGTTTGGTCCTGAAGGTGGACTAACAGAATCAGAAGTTGAGTTGCTTTCCCAAAAAGGGTTCCAGCCATGTGGGCTTGGTCCAAGAATTTTACGTACAGAGACAGCACCCTTATACGTGCTGTCAGCTATTTCTTATCAATTTGAACTATTGAGGTGA